AACATATTCTATCCTTAGCTCTTGTTTTGCTTAGCCATTAGCTGCGCGGTTAGCTGGCTGTAATCATCATTTACACCGCTTTGCTTAAGTTGCTTAAACCATTGTTGAGCAAGTGCCGGTTGCTGATTGTTTAAGGCTGCCTCTACTGCAAAGCGGTATACCCACGAGGTGGCTTGGGCTGGCGATTGCAGGAAGCGCTGATCATTAATTACTTGTTTGAACAACTGCATACCTTGGTCTTGGTAATTAAAAAAGTCTGGCACGCTGGTAAAGGTAACTGCGGCCGTTGCCTGCATATATATCGCTTGAGGAAGGTAGCGATATTGCTGCTGCCATTGCTCTTCACCAATCATATTTAAGGCTTTATCCATGCGTGCTAAGCCATCTTCGGTGTAGCGCATTTTGCTCCAAGGCATCCAAGCATCGTCACCTTTTAGAGTCTCGGTGCCGCCTAGATAGAACAAAGTCCAAGGGTCTGAAGGTTGCTGCTGATGGGCGAGTTGTAACTCTTTATACAGTGAATCTAGCTGCGAGTAGTCGCCTTGAGCTGCTTGAAAGTAAGAGGCAAGTTGTTGCTCGTTAATGCTAGCGCTTGCTGAATAAGAGCAAACAAGTAGTAGGCTGGCTAAAGTAAGCTTTTTCATGATCAATCCTTGTCAGTGTGAGTACATGAGCAAGATTACGATTGATGTTGTTCAATAACTGTTCGATGCGATAAAAGGTAACTGGCGCAGATTAATGGAATGTTGAGCTGATGAATGAGCGAAGCGAAGAGTGAGGCTTAAAGTGTTTACTCGATGACTAGCCGCAATCACTCCTCACCTATCGTTGCTTAGCTCTTGTTGATGACCAATAAGGTTTGACCGTTTTCGTTTGAAATGTCCTTTTCTGGATGGACAAATACGGTGATTGCATACTTTTATGTTGATGTTTTAGTTACTTTTCTAGCTGGGCGGCTGATGCAGTTAATAAAAGGTGATAATCTGACTCCAGTTCAATGCGTGATAAGAGGTTACCTTTCTAAGGAGTATTATGGGGTGGTTTGAAAAGTACCAAACATTTGTAGCGGGTTTAATTGGTTTTGCCGGAGTTATGGCGACAATTCGTGCAAATAACAATCAGCAAAGGGCGCTGTTGAGCGAAGAAAAACGGCATGAACGTCGCGCGTTAAGGCGCGCTCTAATCGAAGAACTAAGACTAATTTCAGAAGCATACATGTCAAATATGCAAGACTTAAGTGAATCGAGTAACTATCCTATTGCTTATATTCCTTCAACTCCCCACATTCAGGCATTTAACCAATCGGTTCCTAAGTTTGGTTTGTTGACGACTAACGAAATCAAGAAAACAATGCGAGCATATCAACTCATTCTGGAGTTGCCTGATAAGCTTAGGCTATATCAAACAATGGATGAATCCGTCCACAAAGAAAACTTCATTGCAATCGATAACGACTCAAGATTGCACGTAGGTACAGTTTACGATTCAATGTTAAGTCCAGTTCTTCAAGCGATAGAGTCTTTAGAAAGTTGCGACAAAACCTCATAACAAAGCATTTAAGACGGATTCCCAACGCTCGGCATTTTTGGTTTGCTTTAGTCTCAGTGTTTACTGCATCATACTTTTAGTTCAGTGGTCTGCGTTGCTTACCACTTAATGCGGCGTTAGGCGTACATATGAATTCATACAACCGTCAGAAGTACCTAAAATTAATGTATGAGGCAACCTTGCGCCTTGAAACGCTTCGAGATTTTTTGTCTGGAATTCACTCAGCAACATACAATGTTACAACTATTGAATCTGAAGCTTTGCAAGTTCGTAAACTACTCGAGCTGATCGCTTATGCTTCTCTAGTTTCTAATCGTGAAGCATATGAAACAGTAAAAAAGGATTTGGCTAAAGATTGGCATGCTGAACGGATTCTGAGAAAAGTGGAATCGGTGAATCCAAGCTTTTATCCTGTCCCATTAAATTCGAGCGGCACTGTTAAAGGCGGTTTTCTGACTCGGAAACAGTTTTCGAAATTATATGACAAGTGTGGTGGTATTCTTCATGCCAAGAACCCTTTCTCTAAATCACAAAGGAACTATCTATCTTTCGAAGCCAAAATTCCGGAATATGTAGATCGTATAGAAAACCTTTTGAAGCATCATAAAGTCACTTTGGCGTCAAAAGAAATTTTAATCGTAACCGTTCCAACTGGTTCAAATCAGAAGCTGACAGCTAAATATTATAAAAAACGAGAAAGCGCCTAACAAACGGCAGTATCGGATTGGCAAACCTGTCACTCAAATTGCTGCGCAATTACTTGCCAGCTCTGCCATCCGCTGAGCTGGGCACTAAACCACAATATTGGTTGTTACTTTTGTGGTCACCGAGTTAGCAATAAAACATTGCTGATGGGCTTGATGATGCATTTTCTCAAGCTTAGCAAGGCTCACGTCTTGCCCTGAAAAAATCACTTTAGGGTTGAGCTTTACCTCTGTCATGGCCATTTTACCTTGTTCATTTAAGGCCATTATTCCTACCGCTTTGTCTTCATAGCTATCCACTACCAAACGGTTTTTAGCCGCGATAGATAAGAAAAATAACATATGGCAGCTAGACAGTGAGGCAACAAAGGCCTCTTCTGGGTCAACGTTTGCTTCTACCGAGTAAGGCAGCGGCACCACATGCGGTGACGACGAGGCTGCAACAGTTTGGCCGCCATCAAAGTGCCAATGGTGGCCTCGGCTGTAATGGTTGTCGGTATAAGCTTCATCGGTTTGGCGTTGCCACTCTACAATGGCGAAGTATTCAGACATAAGCATTCCTGCGGTGAGTTAGCAAAGTTAAAACAACACGGCCTTAGCATGCTGCAGTCGTTAGTGCTTGGCAATGACAAATTCAAGCTTAAGGGCATGGGCTTGAAATTTATTGCCAAGCAAGCAACTCTAATGGTTAACAGCGTTTTTTAGGAACCATTATGCTCAACATGAATTTTGACCAAGCCTTGGCGATCGATACCGAACAAATGGATTGGCTAGCTAGTCCCTCTGCTGGGGTATTGCGTAAACCGCTAGAGCGAGAAGCCAAAGAGTCTGGCCACGTGACCAGCATTGTGCAGTATCAACCAGAGTCATTTTTCCCAGAGCACCCACATCCTCAAGGTGAAGAGATATTTGTATTAGAAGGCGTGTTTTCTGATGAGCATGGCGATTACCCAGCAGGTACGTATATTCGTAATCCGCCAGGCAGCAAACATAGCCCCTTTAGCAAACAAGGCTGCGTGATATTTGTAAAGCTCAATCAGTTTGATGCTCGCGACCTTACTCAGGTAAGAGTTAACACTAAGCAAACAGCTTGGCTACCGGGGATTGGGGGCTTGGAAGTAATGCCTTTGCATGAGTTTGAACATGAACATGTTGCATTGGTTAAGTGGCCAGCCGGTGAGATTTTCCAGCCTCATCGTCATTTTGGTGGGGAAGAGATTTTAGTGCTTTCGGGAGAGTTTAAAGACGAACACGGTAGCTACCCAAAACATACTTGGCTGCGCAGCCCACACATGAGTCAGCATCATCCCTTTGTGGAGCAAGAGACTATTATCTTGGTGAAAACCGGCCATTTACCGGTAGATAACTAAGTATTCTCTAGTAGAGCTGCGCTACAGTGGGAAATGAAAAGAAGCAAAAAAGGCAGATGCTTAAATAGCTATATGCGCTGAGATTGAGGCTTAAAGTCTTCGAGCTAATCGATGAAAGCAGCGTAAAAGTACGCACGCTACAAGCGGCTTTTAGCGCAAACTAGATTAGCTGTACTTGCTAAGGCAATGCATTTTTAACTTGCTGTAGCAGCTGCTCTATTTGTGCCTTATTGTAAGTTTTTGAGTCTAAGGCTTGCGTGCTGGCTCGCTCAATTAGCTGGGTTGCTACAGAGGCTTTAAAGGGCGGCTCGCTGGCCGAATCGTTGAACAACATGTCTACCGCCTGGGCTGATATTGCCGCAAAATCTTGCTTAATGGTGGTAAGCGGAGGGTAGAAGTAGGCACTATCGGCGCTGTCATCAAAACCAATTACCGCAACTTGTTGCGGTACCGCTAGGCTATGCTCGTGCAGAGCGCGTAATACTCCCAAGGCCATCTGGTCACTCGCAACTAGTACGCCGTCTATCACTGCGCCATTGCTTAATGCTTCACGAGTAAGTTGATAGCCACTGCTGGCCAGCCAGTCTCCTTCAAGTTGAGCAACCACAGTAGCCTCAAAGTGCTTAATTTGGCTGAGCCACCCTTGTAAACGCAGCGTTGAAGCCGTTGAATCCTGAGGGCCTGTAATGAGCAACAAACGTTGGCGTTGCTGCTTAAGCATTAGCTGAGCAGCTTCACTGGCTCCTTGGTGGTGTGCTGCACTCACCGAGTTCACTTGGCTGTTATTAGGAACATCGATAAAGACAAAGTGCAGATCTGTGAATAGCTCTACCAATTGTTCCGCTTCGTCTTTGGTAAGCGGAAGGTTCACAATAATGTATTCAATACGTTGTGATTTTAACTCTCGAGTCGCTGTTACGATTTTTTGGTAGGCGTGTTCATCCACTACAGCAAACGAGGTGCCGTAGCCATGCAATTGAGCTTGAATACGAATGTTGTTGGCAATAATCGAAATGCCATGCAGCGATACATCAAGGGTAATTAAGCCAATAACCTTAGATTTAGCCCCACTTAATAGCTGCGCTCCTTTGTTAGGCACGTAACCAAGTTTGTCGATAGCGGCATTTACTTTGTCACGTGTTTCTTGGGCAACATTACTGGCACCGTTGGTTACCCGAGAAACCGTTTGTGTAGATACGCCCGCCAACTCGGCAACCTGTTTAAATGTAACGCTCACCTGCAAATCCCTTGTGTTTAGTTCACTGTTTCGCTTTAGCAAGCAAATTGTAACACCCAGTTTAAGGGAAATCTTAGTCAAGCCAATAAAACGCGATTCAGCGCTACAGTAGTTACTGTGTTTTCGAAAACATAACTCGATCAATGTCACAAGTAAACGTTTTCCCTGTCGATCTTGATCACATTGTGCTGGCGATTAAATAGCCTTACACACCAAATAGGCGCATATTTCGGCTAAATGTTTACGCAAACACTTGGATGTTGTTATGAGTCAGATTGTTCACCTTTGTAGCAAAAATTGCAGCCTCATTATTAAGCTGGCGCGAGTGCCAGAAATTTTGCATTGGGGCAATAAAATAGAGCAGATTGATGAAGATATTCTGCTATCGACAGAGCGGCCAATTTCACAAGCCCGTTTAGATGTGGATGTGCCTTTAAGCCTTTGCCCTGAACTGGGTAGTGGCCACTTTAATGCCCCCGGAATAGAAGGGCACCGCAATGGTTACGACTGGGCGCCGGTTTTTACCACAACGGAACATTATTCAAGTGAAGGCTGTGCAGTATTCACTTTACGAGACGACGTTGCACACTTAGAGCTTAAGATTGAAATAGAGCTTGATTACGACAGTGATGTGGTGAAAAAGCGCATTAGCGTAACCAACTTGGAACACACCAAGTACTATCTCACTAAGCTTTCCGCCACTTTGCCCTTACCGCATCACGCCAATGAGTTGATGACTTTTCATGGTCGCTGGAGCCGCGAGTTCCAAACGCACCGTCAGGCGTTCTCCCATGGTGGGTTTATGCAAGAGAACCGTCGTGGCCGTACTTCGCATGAAAACTTCCCTGGTTTGTTTGCTGGTAGCAATAACTTCGACCAGCAAAATGGTCAGGTGTGGGGCTTTCACTTAGGGTGGAGCGGTAACCATCAGTTACGTGCCGACGTAAAAAGTGATGGCCGACGTTTTGTGCAAGCTGGTGAGTTATTGTTAGCTGGCGAAGTACGTTTAGATTACATGCAAAGTTATAGCACTCCTTGGTTGTATGCCTGTGCTAGCAATACCGGTTTAAATGGTATTTCAGATCGCTTCCATCGCTATGTTCGCGCCAACATTATTAAGTTCCCTGAGAATAAACCTCGCCCAGTACACCTAAATACTTGGGAAGGGATTTATTTTGAGCACGATCCTGAATACATCATGAAAATGGCCAGCGAAGCCGCCGAAATGGGCGTGGAGCGTTTCATTATTGACGATGGTTGGTTTGTCGGTCGCAGTGGCGAGCGCAGTGCCTTAGGTGATTGGTATCTAGATGAGAAAAAATACCCTAATGGCCTAGAGCCGGTTATCGAGCATGTAAATCAACAAGGCATGGAGTTTGGTCTTTGGATTGAGCCAGAGATGATCAGTAAAGACTCTATTCTATTCCGCGAACATCCAGAGTGGGTGCTGGAGCTTAAAGGCTACCATCAACCTTCTGGCCGTTGGCAGTACGTTCTTAACCTGCAAAACCAAGATTGTTTTGATTACTTGTTTGAGCGTTTAAGTGAGCTGCTTACTCGCTACAACATCGCGTACTTAAAGTGGGATATGAACCGCGAATTAGTACAGCCAGGTCATGTTGGACGACCAGCAGTTAATGGCCAAACTAAAGCGCTATATGCCTTGTTAGACAAATTACTAGCAACACACCCTAAGGTTGAAATCGAGTCTTGCTCATCAGGCGGTGGCCGCATTGATTTTGAAATTCTAAAACGTACTCATCGTTTTTGGGCTTCAGATTGTAATGATGCATTAGAGCGTCAAACCATTCAGCGTGGCATGAGCTATTTCTTCCCGCCAGAAGTGATGGGCGCACACATCGGCCCCGACGAGAGCCATACAACCCGTCGTTGCCATCACATTAATATGCGTGGCATGACTGCATTAAGCGGACACATGGGGGTAGAGCTAGACCCAGTTAAAGTGGCTAGTGAAGAAAAACAAGCCTTTGCTCACTACATTGCGCTGCACAAAGAATATCGCCAGTTGTTACACAGTGGCCGAAGCTTTCGCTTAAATGCTTCGGATCATCGCCAACACATTAATGGTGTACAAAGTGACGACGAAATGTTGATCACGGTATGCCAGTTAGCGATGCCAGATTACGCCTTACCTGCACCCCTGCGGATTAGCTGTGTAGAGCCGGGAGCAAGCTACCAAGTTAAGTTGGTAGAAATGCCAGAGACCAGTTTCCAGTTAATGAAACAGCGCCCAAGTTGGTTAGATAAAACCCTCACTTTGAGTGGCGATAACCTGCGTGAAATTGGCTTAACCCTGCCGATCCTCGACCCCGAGTCAGCGCTAATGGTGCACCTGAAACGAATTTAGTTATTGAGTTTTTAGTATCAACCGAGTGGTCAGTGATTGCCGCTCGCCAACTTTTTGAAGGATT
The Agarivorans aestuarii DNA segment above includes these coding regions:
- a CDS encoding OsmC family protein; amino-acid sequence: MSEYFAIVEWQRQTDEAYTDNHYSRGHHWHFDGGQTVAASSSPHVVPLPYSVEANVDPEEAFVASLSSCHMLFFLSIAAKNRLVVDSYEDKAVGIMALNEQGKMAMTEVKLNPKVIFSGQDVSLAKLEKMHHQAHQQCFIANSVTTKVTTNIVV
- a CDS encoding cupin domain-containing protein; protein product: MLNMNFDQALAIDTEQMDWLASPSAGVLRKPLEREAKESGHVTSIVQYQPESFFPEHPHPQGEEIFVLEGVFSDEHGDYPAGTYIRNPPGSKHSPFSKQGCVIFVKLNQFDARDLTQVRVNTKQTAWLPGIGGLEVMPLHEFEHEHVALVKWPAGEIFQPHRHFGGEEILVLSGEFKDEHGSYPKHTWLRSPHMSQHHPFVEQETIILVKTGHLPVDN
- a CDS encoding LacI family DNA-binding transcriptional regulator, whose product is MSVTFKQVAELAGVSTQTVSRVTNGASNVAQETRDKVNAAIDKLGYVPNKGAQLLSGAKSKVIGLITLDVSLHGISIIANNIRIQAQLHGYGTSFAVVDEHAYQKIVTATRELKSQRIEYIIVNLPLTKDEAEQLVELFTDLHFVFIDVPNNSQVNSVSAAHHQGASEAAQLMLKQQRQRLLLITGPQDSTASTLRLQGWLSQIKHFEATVVAQLEGDWLASSGYQLTREALSNGAVIDGVLVASDQMALGVLRALHEHSLAVPQQVAVIGFDDSADSAYFYPPLTTIKQDFAAISAQAVDMLFNDSASEPPFKASVATQLIERASTQALDSKTYNKAQIEQLLQQVKNALP
- a CDS encoding alpha-galactosidase — its product is MSQIVHLCSKNCSLIIKLARVPEILHWGNKIEQIDEDILLSTERPISQARLDVDVPLSLCPELGSGHFNAPGIEGHRNGYDWAPVFTTTEHYSSEGCAVFTLRDDVAHLELKIEIELDYDSDVVKKRISVTNLEHTKYYLTKLSATLPLPHHANELMTFHGRWSREFQTHRQAFSHGGFMQENRRGRTSHENFPGLFAGSNNFDQQNGQVWGFHLGWSGNHQLRADVKSDGRRFVQAGELLLAGEVRLDYMQSYSTPWLYACASNTGLNGISDRFHRYVRANIIKFPENKPRPVHLNTWEGIYFEHDPEYIMKMASEAAEMGVERFIIDDGWFVGRSGERSALGDWYLDEKKYPNGLEPVIEHVNQQGMEFGLWIEPEMISKDSILFREHPEWVLELKGYHQPSGRWQYVLNLQNQDCFDYLFERLSELLTRYNIAYLKWDMNRELVQPGHVGRPAVNGQTKALYALLDKLLATHPKVEIESCSSGGGRIDFEILKRTHRFWASDCNDALERQTIQRGMSYFFPPEVMGAHIGPDESHTTRRCHHINMRGMTALSGHMGVELDPVKVASEEKQAFAHYIALHKEYRQLLHSGRSFRLNASDHRQHINGVQSDDEMLITVCQLAMPDYALPAPLRISCVEPGASYQVKLVEMPETSFQLMKQRPSWLDKTLTLSGDNLREIGLTLPILDPESALMVHLKRI